The following proteins are encoded in a genomic region of Rubrobacter xylanophilus DSM 9941:
- a CDS encoding alpha-ketoacid dehydrogenase subunit beta, with translation MAETKTYREALREAMVHEMDRDESVVLLGEDIGVYGGTHLITDGLYDQYGPRRVIDTPISENGFTGAAIGMAMMGMRPIVEMMTWNFSFLAADQIIQNAAKVRYFSGGQVKVPLVIRGPNGGGVQLSAQHTHSLESFYGHFPGLKVVAPVTPNDAKGMMLTAIRDDNPVIFLEAGALYGTKGEVEDGDNAVPFGKARVAREGTDVTLIAYGRQVNLCLRAADTLAEEDGVSAEVIDLRSLRPFDEDAIVESVRKTHRAVAVQEQWRWFGVASEVAAIIQDKAFDYLDAPVERVSGAEVPAPYARNLELAAFPSEKAVANAARRVLYMEEK, from the coding sequence ATGGCGGAGACGAAGACCTACCGGGAGGCGCTGCGGGAGGCCATGGTCCACGAGATGGACCGCGACGAGAGCGTCGTGCTGCTCGGGGAGGACATCGGCGTCTACGGCGGAACCCACCTGATAACCGACGGCCTCTACGACCAGTACGGCCCCAGGAGGGTCATAGACACCCCGATCTCCGAGAACGGCTTCACGGGCGCGGCGATCGGGATGGCGATGATGGGGATGCGCCCGATAGTCGAGATGATGACCTGGAACTTCTCCTTTCTGGCGGCCGACCAGATCATCCAGAACGCCGCCAAGGTCCGCTACTTCTCCGGCGGGCAGGTAAAGGTCCCGCTGGTCATCCGCGGCCCCAACGGGGGCGGGGTGCAGCTCTCCGCCCAGCACACCCACTCCCTGGAGAGCTTCTACGGCCACTTCCCGGGCCTGAAGGTCGTCGCCCCCGTCACCCCGAACGACGCCAAGGGGATGATGCTCACCGCCATCCGGGACGACAACCCGGTGATCTTCCTGGAGGCCGGGGCGCTCTACGGGACGAAGGGGGAGGTGGAGGACGGGGACAACGCCGTGCCGTTCGGCAAGGCCCGCGTGGCGCGCGAGGGCACGGACGTCACCCTCATCGCCTACGGGCGGCAGGTGAACCTCTGCCTGCGGGCGGCCGACACCCTGGCCGAGGAGGACGGCGTCTCGGCGGAGGTGATAGACCTCCGGTCGCTGCGGCCCTTCGACGAGGACGCGATCGTGGAGTCGGTGAGGAAGACCCACCGGGCGGTGGCGGTGCAGGAGCAGTGGCGCTGGTTCGGGGTGGCGAGCGAGGTGGCCGCCATCATCCAGGACAAGGCCTTCGACTACCTGGACGCCCCCGTGGAGCGGGTGAGCGGGGCCGAGGTGCCCGCCCCCTACGCGCGGAACCTGGAGCTGGCGGCCTTCCCGAGCGAGAAGGCCGTGGCGAACGCCGCGAGGAGGGTGCTCTACATGGAGGAGAAGTAA
- a CDS encoding zinc metallopeptidase encodes MDERVELYLLVMIIGALISGAAALWVRSSYAAWSKRPSSSGLTGAEVARMILERNGLGHVRVEPVPGTLTDHYDPRAKAVRLSEGNFRGSSIAAVSVAAHECGHALQDAGGYLPMRLRAGIFPVVMFSSQVWPMAFVLGVIGLGQFWIQLAVVLFLAVLAFHVVTLPVEIDASRRAYGILGRYGVISSGEAGGSRRVLTAAAFTYIAAALTAVLTFLYLLFVSRQQQ; translated from the coding sequence GTGGACGAGAGGGTGGAGCTCTACCTGCTGGTAATGATAATCGGGGCGCTCATCTCCGGAGCGGCGGCGCTGTGGGTCAGAAGCTCCTACGCCGCATGGTCCAAGCGCCCGAGCTCGAGCGGGCTCACCGGAGCCGAGGTTGCCCGCATGATCCTCGAGCGCAACGGGCTTGGCCACGTGAGGGTGGAGCCCGTGCCCGGCACCCTCACCGACCACTACGATCCCAGGGCCAAGGCGGTGAGGCTCTCTGAGGGCAACTTCAGGGGCAGCTCCATTGCTGCGGTGAGCGTTGCCGCGCACGAGTGCGGGCACGCCCTGCAGGACGCTGGGGGCTACCTGCCCATGCGGCTTAGGGCTGGGATCTTTCCTGTGGTGATGTTCAGCAGCCAGGTGTGGCCGATGGCGTTTGTGCTGGGGGTCATAGGGCTAGGGCAGTTCTGGATACAGCTTGCTGTGGTTCTGTTTTTGGCGGTGCTGGCCTTCCATGTGGTGACGTTGCCTGTGGAGATAGACGCCTCGAGGCGGGCCTATGGGATCCTTGGTCGCTATGGGGTGATCTCCTCTGGAGAGGCTGGAGGGAGCAGGCGGGTGCTCACTGCTGCGGCCTTCACCTACATAGCCGCTGCCCTCACCGCCGTCCTGACCTTCCTCTACCTCCTCTTCGTGAGCCGCCAGCAGCAGTAG
- the fusA gene encoding elongation factor G, producing the protein MAVEPALIRNACLVGHRGSGKTALAEGMLGLASGRSGRASRVLDAAEDESERGMTLGMGVVQFQWKGRQINLLDTPGDGGFIADAFVAQRVADLAILVVHAQDPIQVVTERVWRRGEREDIPHVVAVNHLDRERTDFGAVVERLRERFGSAVVPLNLPVGREGDLRGVYGLLTDTAYYAGGEQRQEIPSGMEEEVEAAKVQIFEAIAESDDTLLEKYLADEELGTEEVFEGLKKGIVDGVIIPVLATSAERMIGVDRLLDLLAGSAPSPADRSRWVTADGDEVACDPEGPFSAYVFKTYVDPFAGRLSVMRVISGRCRSDEQLVNPRTGSSERLGGISHLVGRERQGAEEAVAGDIIAVPKLRDTATFDTLCKPEHVVRYEPVPLPEPTTAFAVRAKSRGEEEKVFDAIRRVVDEDPSLRLERSEATGEDILSGLSQLHVEVALERVLRRYGVEVETQTPKVPFKETIAASSRGHGRYKKQTGGRGQFGDAKIEISPLPRGEGFEFEDAIVGGAIPRQFIPAVEKGVQEAMREGPIAGYPVVDVKVRLYDGQFHPVDSSEMAFKVAGSLAFKDAVEKARPILLEPFLKVEVLAPTDLVGDIMGDLSGRRGRPMGMEQRGERQVITAEVPQVEMLTYARDLRSITGGRANFHAEFSHYEEVPPNLVEKVLAANAREEEEEKVR; encoded by the coding sequence GTGGCGGTTGAGCCGGCATTGATCCGGAACGCCTGCCTCGTCGGCCACCGGGGCAGCGGCAAGACCGCCCTGGCAGAGGGCATGCTTGGTCTTGCATCCGGCAGGAGCGGCCGGGCCTCGCGCGTGCTGGACGCGGCGGAGGACGAGTCCGAGCGCGGGATGACCCTCGGGATGGGCGTCGTCCAGTTCCAGTGGAAGGGGCGGCAGATAAACCTGCTCGACACCCCGGGCGACGGCGGGTTCATCGCCGACGCCTTCGTCGCGCAGCGGGTGGCGGACCTCGCCATCCTCGTCGTCCACGCCCAGGACCCCATACAGGTCGTCACCGAGCGGGTGTGGCGCCGGGGGGAGAGGGAGGACATCCCCCACGTCGTGGCCGTAAACCACCTGGACCGCGAGCGGACGGACTTCGGGGCCGTGGTCGAGCGGCTGCGGGAGCGGTTCGGGAGTGCCGTTGTGCCGCTCAACCTCCCGGTGGGCCGCGAGGGCGACCTGCGGGGGGTCTACGGCCTCCTGACCGACACCGCCTACTACGCGGGCGGCGAGCAGCGGCAGGAGATCCCCTCCGGCATGGAGGAGGAGGTCGAGGCTGCGAAGGTCCAGATCTTCGAGGCCATCGCCGAGAGCGACGACACCCTGCTAGAGAAGTACCTCGCCGACGAGGAGCTCGGCACCGAGGAGGTCTTCGAGGGGCTCAAAAAGGGCATCGTGGACGGCGTCATCATCCCGGTGCTCGCCACCAGCGCGGAGCGGATGATCGGGGTGGACCGGCTGCTGGACCTGCTCGCCGGGAGCGCCCCGAGCCCCGCCGACCGCTCCCGCTGGGTGACCGCCGACGGCGACGAGGTGGCCTGCGACCCGGAGGGGCCCTTCTCGGCCTACGTCTTCAAGACCTACGTCGACCCCTTCGCCGGGCGGCTGAGCGTGATGCGCGTCATAAGCGGCCGCTGCCGCTCCGACGAGCAGCTCGTGAACCCGCGCACCGGCTCCTCGGAGCGGCTGGGCGGGATCTCACACCTGGTCGGCCGGGAGCGGCAGGGCGCAGAGGAGGCCGTGGCCGGCGACATCATCGCCGTCCCCAAGCTCAGGGACACCGCCACCTTCGACACCCTGTGCAAGCCGGAGCACGTGGTCCGCTACGAGCCGGTGCCGCTCCCGGAGCCCACCACCGCCTTCGCGGTGCGGGCCAAGTCCCGCGGCGAGGAGGAGAAGGTCTTCGACGCCATAAGGCGGGTGGTGGACGAGGACCCCTCGCTCCGGCTGGAGCGCTCGGAGGCCACCGGGGAGGATATACTCTCCGGCCTCTCCCAGCTGCACGTGGAGGTGGCCCTGGAGCGCGTCCTGCGGCGCTACGGCGTCGAGGTCGAGACCCAGACCCCCAAGGTCCCCTTCAAGGAGACCATCGCCGCCTCCTCCCGCGGCCACGGCCGCTACAAAAAGCAGACCGGCGGCCGCGGCCAGTTCGGGGACGCCAAGATAGAGATCTCCCCCCTGCCCCGCGGCGAGGGGTTCGAGTTCGAGGATGCCATCGTCGGCGGGGCCATCCCCCGGCAGTTCATCCCCGCGGTCGAGAAGGGCGTGCAGGAGGCCATGCGCGAGGGCCCGATCGCCGGCTACCCCGTGGTCGACGTGAAGGTCCGCCTCTACGACGGCCAGTTCCACCCGGTGGACTCCTCGGAGATGGCCTTCAAGGTGGCCGGGTCGCTCGCCTTCAAGGACGCCGTGGAGAAGGCGCGCCCCATCCTGCTGGAGCCCTTCCTGAAGGTCGAGGTGCTCGCCCCCACCGACCTGGTGGGGGACATCATGGGCGACCTCTCCGGGCGGCGCGGCCGGCCCATGGGCATGGAGCAGCGCGGCGAGCGGCAGGTGATCACCGCCGAGGTCCCGCAGGTGGAGATGCTGACCTACGCCCGCGACCTCCGCTCCATAACCGGCGGCCGGGCCAACTTCCACGCGGAGTTCAGCCACTACGAGGAGGTGCCGCCGAATCTGGTGGAGAAGGTGCTCGCCGCCAACGCGCGCGAGGAGGAAGAGGAGAAGGTCCGCTAG
- a CDS encoding dihydrofolate reductase family protein, whose translation MRRLVVTEFVSLDGVVEDPSWTLPYWNDEIAAFKAEETSASDALLLGRVTYEGFAAAWPKREGDGAEYFNGVRKYVVSKTLKEPLEWNNSTLIGADLAQEIADLKRQAGTDITVHGSPTLVRTLMRHDLVDRYRLLVYPLVLGGGKRLFDGGVPARLRLSESRVLGPEVVALVYEPVRG comes from the coding sequence GTGAGGAGGCTGGTCGTCACCGAGTTCGTTTCGCTGGATGGCGTCGTGGAGGACCCGTCCTGGACCCTGCCCTACTGGAACGACGAGATCGCCGCGTTCAAGGCGGAGGAGACCTCCGCCAGCGACGCCCTGCTCCTGGGTCGCGTCACCTACGAGGGGTTCGCGGCGGCTTGGCCGAAGAGGGAGGGCGACGGGGCGGAGTACTTCAACGGCGTGCGCAAGTACGTGGTCTCCAAGACCCTGAAGGAGCCGCTGGAGTGGAACAATTCAACCCTGATCGGGGCCGACCTCGCGCAGGAGATCGCCGACCTCAAGAGGCAGGCAGGCACCGATATCACGGTCCACGGCAGCCCCACGCTCGTGCGGACGCTCATGCGGCACGACCTCGTGGACCGCTACCGGCTCCTCGTCTACCCGCTGGTCCTCGGCGGGGGCAAGCGCCTCTTCGACGGAGGCGTCCCCGCGAGGCTCAGGCTGTCGGAGTCGAGGGTCCTCGGACCGGAGGTCGTGGCGCTCGTCTACGAGCCGGTCCGCGGGTGA
- the rdgB gene encoding RdgB/HAM1 family non-canonical purine NTP pyrophosphatase — MRRRPVFVTGNENKLREAERILGFSLERADPKVPEIQSPDIAEVAGEKARAARKALGCPPRPVVVEDSGLVIEAWGGLPGAFTRWFLAGVGNEGILRMLSSFESRAARAVCVVAVADASGAVHAFRGEVPGSIAPEPRGGGGFGWDPIFVPEGSPLTYAEMGEEKHRASHRALAFRAAAGWFAEGA, encoded by the coding sequence ATGAGGAGGAGGCCCGTCTTCGTCACCGGGAACGAGAACAAGCTGCGGGAGGCCGAGCGCATCCTGGGTTTTTCCCTGGAGCGCGCAGACCCGAAGGTGCCCGAGATACAGTCCCCCGACATCGCGGAGGTGGCCGGGGAGAAGGCCCGCGCGGCCCGAAAGGCCCTGGGGTGCCCGCCCCGGCCGGTGGTGGTAGAGGACTCGGGGCTCGTCATCGAGGCCTGGGGCGGCCTCCCCGGCGCCTTCACCCGCTGGTTTCTGGCCGGGGTGGGCAACGAGGGCATCCTGCGGATGCTCTCCTCCTTCGAGAGCCGCGCGGCGCGCGCGGTCTGCGTCGTGGCCGTCGCCGACGCCTCGGGCGCGGTGCACGCCTTCCGGGGCGAGGTGCCGGGCTCCATCGCCCCCGAGCCGCGCGGGGGCGGCGGCTTCGGGTGGGACCCCATCTTCGTCCCCGAGGGCTCCCCTCTCACCTACGCCGAGATGGGGGAGGAGAAGCACCGCGCCTCCCACCGGGCCCTCGCCTTCCGGGCCGCGGCCGGGTGGTTCGCGGAGGGGGCATAA
- a CDS encoding YidC/Oxa1 family membrane protein insertase: MLQTLREIFDPLFSLLGGMLFTFHGWGAPWWLAIAMLTVVVRAVLFPLTFRQVKSMRRMQELKPEIDEIRRRHKDDPQRQQQEMMKLYGERNINPLGGCLPALVQLPIFLVLYYTIKEFEHLESFRTGGLLWFDDLTAYDPYFALPVVYVLTLMAAQEITIRNTNPQQRQLMRALPVVFGVVLARFPAGLFVYYITSNLISVLQNLLIYRLHPPAAPEPAAQAQEERKPSDRRRRRRRRAKSKKGR, translated from the coding sequence ATGCTACAGACGCTGCGAGAGATCTTCGACCCGCTATTCAGCCTGCTCGGGGGGATGCTGTTCACCTTCCACGGCTGGGGGGCGCCGTGGTGGCTGGCGATAGCCATGCTCACCGTGGTGGTGCGGGCGGTGCTCTTCCCGCTCACCTTCCGGCAGGTGAAGAGCATGCGGAGGATGCAGGAGCTCAAGCCGGAGATAGACGAGATCCGGCGCCGCCACAAGGACGACCCCCAGCGGCAGCAGCAGGAGATGATGAAGCTCTACGGCGAGCGGAACATAAACCCGCTCGGGGGCTGCCTGCCGGCGCTGGTGCAGCTGCCCATCTTCCTCGTGCTCTACTACACCATAAAGGAGTTCGAGCACCTGGAGAGCTTCCGGACCGGGGGCCTGCTGTGGTTCGACGACCTGACCGCCTACGACCCGTACTTCGCCCTCCCGGTGGTCTACGTGCTCACGCTGATGGCCGCCCAGGAGATCACCATCCGCAACACCAACCCGCAGCAGAGGCAGCTGATGCGGGCGCTGCCGGTGGTCTTCGGCGTCGTGCTGGCGCGCTTCCCGGCCGGGCTGTTCGTCTACTACATCACCTCCAACCTCATCTCCGTGCTGCAGAACCTCCTGATCTACCGGCTGCATCCCCCGGCCGCCCCGGAGCCCGCGGCCCAGGCGCAGGAGGAGAGAAAGCCCTCCGACCGGCGGCGCAGGAGAAGGCGCCGGGCGAAGAGCAAAAAGGGGCGTTAG
- a CDS encoding helix-turn-helix domain-containing protein — protein MAPYDLLWTAVGPGGGGWAAAVRPLSSRRSGWGSCYDTRPTDSPFVETIWRTRSERAGTFTSVAASNWELVFTTFGGETRAVARGPETRASEAEYPAGAEFFGITFRLGAFMPHLRLSALLDGRDAVLPGASSGSFWLHGSAWELPRYENADAFVERLVRRGMVVRDPAVEAALRGQPPGVSVRSLQYRFLRATGLTRKLIQQIARARSAVSLLERGVAIPEVVFDLGYFDQAHLTNSLRRFVGETPARIARRRDAG, from the coding sequence TTGGCGCCGTATGATCTCCTCTGGACGGCGGTCGGGCCGGGAGGAGGCGGGTGGGCCGCCGCGGTCCGGCCACTCTCGTCGCGGAGGAGCGGATGGGGTTCGTGTTACGATACGAGGCCGACGGACTCGCCGTTCGTCGAGACGATCTGGCGTACCCGCAGCGAGCGGGCCGGCACCTTCACCTCGGTCGCCGCCAGCAACTGGGAGCTGGTGTTCACGACCTTTGGCGGCGAGACGAGGGCGGTTGCCCGGGGACCAGAGACGAGGGCTTCGGAGGCCGAGTATCCCGCCGGAGCGGAGTTCTTCGGCATCACCTTCAGGCTGGGAGCGTTCATGCCCCACCTGCGATTGAGTGCCCTGCTGGACGGCCGGGACGCGGTGCTGCCCGGGGCATCCAGCGGTTCCTTCTGGCTGCACGGCTCCGCGTGGGAGCTCCCGCGCTACGAGAACGCCGACGCGTTCGTGGAGAGGCTCGTCCGGCGGGGGATGGTCGTGCGGGACCCGGCGGTCGAGGCGGCGTTACGGGGGCAGCCGCCCGGCGTGTCGGTGAGATCCCTGCAGTACCGCTTCTTGCGGGCGACCGGGCTGACGCGCAAGCTGATCCAGCAGATCGCGCGCGCCCGCAGCGCCGTCTCGCTGCTCGAGAGGGGCGTTGCCATACCGGAGGTGGTCTTCGACCTCGGGTACTTCGATCAGGCGCACCTGACCAACTCGCTCCGGCGCTTCGTCGGAGAGACGCCGGCGCGGATCGCGCGGAGGCGGGACGCGGGGTAG
- a CDS encoding SH3-like domain-containing protein, translating to MGGAVSPFEPGDRVRVLDLGKPGHVRTPRYVRGKTGRVERALGEFRNPEDLAYGGDGLPRCGLYRVAFDQRELWEGYEGPAGDSLYVDVYEHWLEGA from the coding sequence GTGGGGGGAGCGGTGAGCCCGTTCGAGCCCGGCGACCGCGTCCGCGTGCTGGACCTCGGCAAGCCCGGCCACGTCCGCACGCCCCGCTACGTGCGGGGCAAGACGGGACGCGTCGAGCGCGCCCTCGGGGAGTTCCGCAACCCGGAGGACCTGGCCTACGGCGGAGACGGCCTACCGCGGTGCGGGCTATACAGGGTCGCCTTCGACCAGAGAGAGCTGTGGGAAGGCTACGAGGGGCCCGCGGGCGATTCGCTCTACGTGGACGTCTACGAGCACTGGCTGGAGGGAGCATGA
- the pdhA gene encoding pyruvate dehydrogenase (acetyl-transferring) E1 component subunit alpha: MSADRENSGNEAEVRGGESAVATSPDRLAELYGKMVLIRAFEDACQRAFRQGKIGGYLHVYTGQEAVATGFLEAFREGDRVITGYRDHAHALLLGCDPKEVMAELFGKRTGLVKGKGGSMHLFDVERGFMGGYGIVGGHIPLGVGIAYALRYGGSEGICQLYLGDGAINNGAFHEAANLAGLWGKDGMCPCFFIVENNQYGMGTSVERATAMTDLAAKFNSYAIGNEKVDGMDLEAVIECGERVAERVRETGRPYAVEAITYRIAPHGAADFFEKYRTKEEVEKWRARDPIGILEKKLLERDALDEERIEEIKDEARQRVSEAVKYADESEEPPIEELYTDVYAGEDEYMGTR, encoded by the coding sequence ATGAGCGCAGACAGAGAGAACTCCGGCAACGAGGCAGAGGTACGCGGCGGGGAGTCCGCGGTGGCCACGAGCCCCGACCGGCTGGCGGAGCTCTACGGCAAGATGGTCCTCATCCGGGCCTTCGAGGACGCCTGCCAGCGGGCCTTCCGGCAGGGCAAGATCGGGGGCTACCTCCACGTCTACACCGGGCAGGAGGCGGTGGCCACCGGCTTTCTAGAGGCCTTCCGGGAGGGGGACAGGGTCATAACCGGCTACCGCGACCACGCCCACGCCCTGCTGCTCGGGTGCGACCCCAAGGAGGTCATGGCCGAGCTCTTCGGCAAGCGGACCGGGCTGGTGAAGGGCAAGGGCGGCTCCATGCACCTCTTCGACGTGGAGCGGGGCTTCATGGGGGGCTACGGGATCGTCGGCGGCCACATCCCCCTGGGGGTGGGGATCGCCTACGCCCTCAGGTACGGGGGCTCGGAGGGCATCTGCCAGCTGTATCTGGGGGACGGGGCCATAAACAACGGCGCCTTCCACGAGGCGGCCAACCTGGCGGGGCTGTGGGGCAAGGACGGGATGTGCCCCTGCTTCTTCATCGTGGAGAACAACCAGTACGGCATGGGCACCAGCGTCGAGCGGGCCACCGCCATGACCGACCTTGCGGCCAAGTTCAACTCCTACGCCATCGGCAACGAGAAGGTGGACGGGATGGACCTCGAGGCCGTCATAGAGTGCGGGGAGCGGGTCGCCGAGCGGGTGCGCGAGACCGGGCGGCCCTACGCGGTCGAGGCCATCACCTACAGGATAGCCCCACACGGCGCGGCGGACTTCTTCGAGAAGTACCGCACCAAGGAGGAGGTCGAGAAGTGGCGGGCGCGCGACCCCATCGGCATCCTGGAGAAGAAGCTGCTGGAGCGCGACGCCCTCGACGAGGAGAGGATAGAGGAGATAAAGGACGAGGCCCGGCAGCGGGTGAGCGAGGCCGTCAAGTACGCCGACGAGAGCGAGGAGCCGCCCATAGAGGAGCTCTACACCGACGTTTACGCCGGGGAAGACGAGTACATGGGGACGAGGTAG
- a CDS encoding Hsp20/alpha crystallin family protein: MLSPFRGFLDVRSELDRMFDEVFGGLSRRFGGGDLAEWAPAIDVYSKDGDLVIKAELPGMKPEDVDITLQEGVLTISGERKAEEEREGAGYFVRERRYGSFRRSMRLPEGVDESKIHARFEDGVLEVVVEGAGAVTEPRRIQIEAPKGS, from the coding sequence ATGCTGAGCCCGTTCAGAGGTTTTCTGGATGTCCGCAGCGAGCTGGACCGGATGTTCGACGAGGTATTCGGGGGTTTGAGCCGGCGCTTTGGCGGCGGTGATCTGGCCGAGTGGGCTCCTGCGATAGACGTCTACAGCAAGGACGGCGACCTGGTGATAAAGGCCGAGCTTCCCGGGATGAAGCCGGAGGACGTGGACATAACCCTGCAGGAGGGGGTTCTGACCATCTCTGGGGAGCGCAAGGCCGAGGAGGAGCGCGAGGGCGCCGGCTACTTTGTGAGGGAGCGGCGCTATGGCTCGTTCCGCAGGAGCATGCGTCTGCCTGAGGGGGTGGACGAGAGCAAGATCCACGCTCGCTTTGAGGATGGGGTGCTTGAGGTTGTGGTTGAGGGGGCTGGTGCGGTGACCGAGCCCCGCAGGATCCAGATAGAGGCCCCGAAGGGTTCCTGA
- the nthA gene encoding nitrile hydratase subunit alpha: MSGHDHPHEGPGRTASPYALRIRAIESLLVEKGVLTEAEIQDQIEYMDSRSPANGARLVARAWVDPEFRRRLLADTKAAALELGIDASGPVEFVVVENTPEVHNLIVCTLCSCYPRAILGRPPDWYKSFEYRSRAVREPRAVMREFGHEPPEGVRVAVHDSTADVRYMVLPMRPEGTEGMSEEELAALVTRDSLIGVSVPRAPARAR, encoded by the coding sequence ATGAGCGGGCACGACCACCCCCACGAGGGACCGGGACGGACGGCGAGCCCCTACGCGCTGCGCATAAGGGCGATAGAGTCGCTGCTGGTGGAGAAGGGCGTCCTCACCGAGGCGGAGATACAGGACCAGATCGAGTACATGGACTCCCGCTCGCCCGCCAACGGCGCGCGGCTCGTCGCCCGCGCCTGGGTAGACCCGGAGTTCAGGCGCCGGCTCCTCGCCGACACCAAGGCCGCGGCCCTGGAGCTCGGCATAGACGCCTCCGGCCCCGTCGAGTTCGTCGTGGTGGAGAACACGCCCGAGGTGCACAACCTCATCGTCTGCACCCTCTGCTCCTGCTACCCGCGGGCCATCCTGGGCCGTCCCCCCGACTGGTACAAGAGCTTCGAGTACCGCTCCCGCGCCGTGAGGGAGCCTCGCGCCGTCATGCGCGAGTTCGGCCACGAGCCGCCGGAGGGCGTCCGGGTCGCCGTCCACGACAGCACCGCCGACGTCCGCTACATGGTGCTCCCCATGCGGCCCGAAGGCACGGAGGGCATGAGCGAGGAGGAGCTGGCCGCCCTCGTCACGCGGGACTCCCTCATCGGGGTGAGCGTTCCCCGCGCGCCCGCTCGCGCCCGCTGA
- a CDS encoding dihydrolipoamide acetyltransferase family protein, giving the protein MRRLARENNLDLSKIEGTGPAGRIVERDVRAALERGEARVEEGPAEAAAPAAAPAPEPTGAPGTTLKEPSRMQRIIGERMQQAKREIPHFYATVEARVDELLALRGELNERLAEEGVKLSINDFVMKACAVALRKFPMLNALWTREGIELHERVDLAMAVALEEGLITPVIRDAANKPLSVISGEAKDLASRAREGRLKPDEYQGGTFTVSNMGMFGVESFSAIINPPQAAIVAVSSVIRRPDFDEEGNVVPRSTMKLTLSADHRIANGADGARYMSEVKRLLENPMLLLV; this is encoded by the coding sequence GTGCGGCGGCTCGCGCGGGAGAACAACCTGGACCTCTCGAAGATAGAGGGGACCGGGCCCGCCGGGCGGATCGTGGAGCGGGACGTGAGGGCCGCGCTGGAGCGCGGCGAGGCCCGCGTGGAGGAGGGGCCCGCCGAGGCGGCGGCGCCCGCCGCCGCACCCGCGCCCGAGCCCACGGGGGCGCCGGGGACCACCCTCAAGGAGCCCTCCCGGATGCAGCGGATCATCGGGGAGCGGATGCAGCAGGCCAAGCGGGAGATCCCGCACTTCTACGCCACGGTGGAGGCGAGGGTGGACGAGCTGCTCGCGCTGCGCGGGGAGCTCAACGAGCGCCTCGCCGAGGAGGGAGTGAAGCTCTCCATAAACGACTTCGTGATGAAGGCCTGCGCGGTCGCGCTGAGGAAGTTCCCCATGCTCAACGCCCTGTGGACCAGGGAGGGCATCGAGCTGCACGAGCGGGTCGACCTCGCCATGGCGGTGGCGCTGGAGGAAGGCCTGATCACGCCGGTCATAAGGGACGCGGCCAACAAGCCGCTCTCGGTGATCTCGGGCGAGGCCAAAGACCTGGCCTCCCGCGCCCGGGAGGGGCGGCTGAAGCCCGACGAGTACCAGGGCGGCACCTTCACCGTCTCCAACATGGGGATGTTCGGCGTGGAGAGCTTCTCGGCGATCATCAACCCACCGCAGGCGGCGATCGTGGCGGTCTCGAGCGTGATCCGGCGCCCAGACTTCGACGAGGAGGGCAACGTGGTCCCGAGGAGCACGATGAAGCTGACCCTCTCGGCGGACCACCGCATCGCCAACGGCGCCGACGGCGCCCGCTACATGAGCGAGGTGAAGCGCCTGCTGGAGAACCCCATGCTCCTGCTGGTCTGA